The following coding sequences are from one Rhipicephalus microplus isolate Deutch F79 chromosome 3, USDA_Rmic, whole genome shotgun sequence window:
- the LOC142803041 gene encoding uncharacterized protein LOC142803041: protein MLYAFYETYAATGGRAFGDVSAARRTPGHETQDGEPAHTGPQQRRFPQPEIDPAIIYRDPTPIIGRTPASGLSPVVPSPMHPGIRKQLPAYTISPVPPSSNHPAQGGRLYAYPTPIGTTPSSPVPACSRFPATRLSPTSGDQTQGTPANVVQTTPPSSTPSWPKVSNASRSSGTPAPLTPAAASGAVFTASATPSQWHSPASLTTPQPHPAEYRVAARAEASAQDLPASRVMRARRPVPPPEGARRSKKRH, encoded by the coding sequence ATGCTGTATGCGTTCTACGAGACATACGCGGCGACCGGCGGCAGGGCTTTCGGTGACGTATCCGCGGCCCGCAGGACGCCCGGACACGAGACGCAGGACGGTGAACCAGCACACACCGGACCGCAGCAGCGCCGCTTTCCGCAACCCGAGATTGACCCGGCCATTATCTACCGCGACCCGACGCCCATCATTGGCCGCACACCGGCAAGCGGCCTGTCTCCCGTCGTTCCGTCACCCATGCATCCCGGGATTCGCAAACAGTTGCCCGCCTACACTATAAGCCCCGTACCACCGTCGTCCAACCATCCCGCGCAGGGCGGACGGCTGTACGCATACCCTACGCCAATAGGTACCACGCCCTCCTCGCCCGTTCCGGCATGTTCCAGGTTCCCCGCGACCCGACTAAGTCCAACGTCCGGCGATCAGACACAGGGGACCCCGGCGAACGTTGTTCAGACAACGCCTCCCAGTTCGACGCCTAGCTGGCCAAAGGTCTCGAACGCGTCCCGCAGTAGCGGCACCCCAGCGCCGCTGACGCCCGCAGCGGCGAGCGGCGCAGTTTTCACGGCGTCGGCGACGCCATCTCAGTGGCATTCCCCCGCTAGCCTGACGACGCCGCAGCCTCACCCGGCAGAGTACCGCGTGGCTGCCAGGGCTGAGGCCAGTGCGCAGGATTTGCCCGCTTCTCGCGTCATGAGGGCGCGCCGCCCGGTTCCGCCGCCTGAGGGCGCTCGCAGAAGCAAGAAGCGCCACTGA